One part of the Bacteroidota bacterium genome encodes these proteins:
- a CDS encoding LPS-assembly protein LptD, which translates to MRFLKTLLILTILLIAFVSIQASSFPIMLDDSLVAAPDSLDLVVKKDSNSFISPDAIQSLINYTAKDSMIIDFQGNLIRLYGNAEVNYENIQLKAASIILDWNKNLITAEGMPDSSGEIAGLPIFSDQGKPYSAQKIIYNFKTKRGRIYELRTEEGGGYIQAVDVMKDEENTLLARNAQFSTCDHEHQHFYIAASKLKIMDKQIISGPAWLVVEDVPLPLAVPFGFFPKKQERSSGILLPSPGEEARRGFFLKGLGYYFGFSEYFDLAVKADIFSRGSWAVNASTNYNKRYKFNGNFNILYSKNRFGDPDASDFSKSTDFIINWTHNQDPKARPNSSFKASVNAGSQNSYRYNATNPNDMLQNTLRSSVSYSKRFSGTPFSLNSSITHSQNLSNKTVNLTAPDVSFAMKRITPFKSKKGVIKKRWYNDIGFNYNVKFRNSINTYDTAFLLPETWRSWENGMQHSIPFSTSFKILKYFNVSPSINYTGYTFFKKVEKTFVEVTDTVGWDYVDEQITEGVFHQNDFNVSANISTRIYGTFNINKFGLLAVRHLITPNMSFSYRPDFSDPKYGYYKTVQIDSTGRTSEYSVINTSTIGRPGTRRSGNINFSIQNNLEAKIKTKNDSIAASKKIKLIDNFNISGYYNFLADSLRLSTIRMNGRTTLFKNKLNIQFSGELDPYHMTADSIVVNKFALIESHKLGRLKQANLTLGANLNSQAMSASSRKKQQQEQIGFDAMPLDQYVDFNVPWNLSFNYTLSYQKLFFEPVIKQTINVNGGLSLTQKWKLTFRAYYDIANNELTSASFDMHRDLHCWEMSFSWIPFGYRQSYMFTLKVKSPVLKDLKINKEKSFYDNFY; encoded by the coding sequence TTGAGGTTTTTAAAAACGCTCCTGATATTAACAATTTTGTTAATAGCCTTCGTTTCCATACAGGCTTCGTCATTCCCTATCATGTTGGATGACTCGCTTGTTGCTGCTCCAGATAGTTTGGATCTTGTTGTTAAAAAGGATTCTAATTCTTTCATAAGCCCTGATGCTATTCAGTCTTTGATCAACTATACTGCCAAAGACTCCATGATAATTGATTTTCAAGGGAACCTAATCAGGCTTTATGGTAATGCTGAGGTCAATTATGAAAACATTCAACTCAAAGCAGCATCCATTATTTTGGATTGGAATAAAAATCTAATCACTGCTGAAGGAATGCCGGATTCGAGTGGAGAAATTGCCGGGTTGCCCATATTTTCTGATCAGGGAAAACCCTATAGCGCACAGAAAATTATCTACAATTTCAAAACAAAAAGAGGTCGAATATATGAATTGAGAACAGAAGAAGGAGGAGGCTATATACAGGCGGTTGATGTAATGAAAGATGAAGAAAACACTTTACTCGCCCGTAATGCTCAGTTTTCAACCTGTGATCACGAACACCAACACTTTTACATTGCTGCATCCAAGCTCAAAATTATGGATAAGCAAATTATATCAGGCCCTGCCTGGTTGGTTGTTGAAGATGTTCCTCTTCCTTTAGCAGTTCCCTTTGGCTTTTTCCCGAAGAAACAAGAACGATCATCTGGCATACTTTTGCCATCACCTGGAGAAGAAGCACGAAGAGGATTTTTTCTTAAAGGATTGGGCTATTATTTTGGTTTTTCAGAATATTTTGATCTGGCTGTAAAAGCTGATATATTCTCGCGAGGAAGTTGGGCTGTTAATGCATCTACGAATTATAATAAAAGGTATAAGTTCAATGGTAATTTCAATATTCTCTATTCGAAAAATCGATTTGGAGATCCGGATGCTAGTGATTTTAGCAAATCGACTGATTTTATCATAAACTGGACGCACAACCAGGATCCCAAGGCTCGTCCAAATTCCTCCTTCAAGGCTAGTGTAAATGCCGGTAGCCAAAACTCCTATCGCTATAATGCAACCAATCCGAATGATATGTTGCAAAACACCTTACGTTCCAGTGTTTCGTATAGCAAGCGGTTTTCAGGCACTCCTTTTTCATTAAACTCAAGCATTACACATTCACAAAACCTAAGTAATAAAACTGTAAACCTTACAGCTCCTGATGTAAGTTTTGCTATGAAAAGAATAACTCCTTTCAAATCAAAAAAAGGAGTAATCAAAAAAAGATGGTATAATGATATTGGTTTCAATTACAATGTGAAATTCCGTAATTCAATAAACACCTATGATACTGCTTTTTTGCTGCCCGAAACCTGGAGGAGCTGGGAAAATGGCATGCAACACAGTATTCCATTTTCGACCTCTTTTAAAATTCTTAAGTACTTTAATGTTTCTCCTTCCATTAACTATACTGGATACACTTTCTTCAAAAAAGTGGAAAAAACATTTGTCGAAGTAACCGATACTGTAGGGTGGGATTATGTTGACGAACAAATTACAGAAGGAGTTTTCCACCAAAATGATTTTAATGTAAGTGCTAATATCTCCACCCGAATTTACGGTACATTTAATATTAATAAGTTTGGCTTGCTAGCTGTTCGGCATTTGATTACACCAAATATGAGTTTCTCTTATCGACCAGATTTCAGCGATCCCAAATATGGGTATTACAAAACGGTTCAGATTGACTCAACAGGAAGAACAAGTGAGTATTCTGTTATCAATACCTCAACCATAGGAAGGCCTGGCACACGGAGAAGTGGGAATATTAACTTTAGTATACAGAATAATCTGGAAGCAAAAATTAAAACCAAAAACGACTCTATTGCCGCATCCAAGAAAATAAAACTGATTGATAACTTCAATATAAGCGGCTATTATAATTTTCTGGCAGACTCCCTGCGCTTGTCAACCATTCGCATGAATGGGCGAACCACTCTTTTTAAAAACAAACTTAATATTCAATTTTCCGGAGAGCTCGATCCTTATCACATGACAGCAGATAGTATTGTAGTGAATAAATTTGCATTAATTGAAAGTCATAAATTAGGTCGACTAAAACAAGCCAATCTAACGTTGGGTGCAAACCTCAACTCGCAGGCTATGTCAGCATCAAGCAGGAAAAAACAACAACAGGAACAAATAGGATTTGACGCTATGCCACTTGATCAGTATGTCGATTTCAATGTTCCTTGGAATCTGTCCTTTAATTATACTCTTTCGTATCAGAAATTATTTTTCGAACCTGTAATAAAGCAAACAATTAATGTAAATGGTGGGCTAAGTCTGACTCAAAAATGGAAACTGACCTTTAGAGCATATTATGACATTGCAAACAATGAGCTTACTTCGGCATCTTTTGACATGCATAGGGATTTGCATTGCTGGGAAATGAGTTTCAGCTGGATACCATTTGGCTATCGTCAGAGCTATATGTTTACATTAAAAGTAAAATCACCTGTCCTGAAAGATCTTAAGATTAATAAGGAGAAATCTTTCTACGATAACTTTTATTGA
- a CDS encoding DUF5103 domain-containing protein translates to MYLRLIAIFILFISFTSWAQESLNQEAVYVPNIETVLFYKSGKINSFPILDIQSPGQTLTLAFDDMDADYKSYAYSIIHCDKDWKPSDLFENEYFDGQNFDYISNYEFSSNTYVKYTNYRLSFPAENNWFRLSGNYIIQVYTDDDEKELILTRRFYVVDQRVSIKSKVKEASYANVKKYKQEVDFEVNYTGVDVINPMSDFNVVIRQNGRWDNQIADLEPMYVQNNTLIYDYEKENLFNGLSEWRYCDYRQLKFPGFGILKIELDTVFNMYMLNEEDRSYMAYAQWSDINGNRVIAGESRDLKMSEIDYVKAHFKLKTPYPKDEDVYIFGALSDWKLQDKFKMHYCREMESYIANIELKQGYYNYYYVIKNPDDGSVDCVRFQGTHFETENEYHILVYVQSRVYNTQELVGYLSVSTALR, encoded by the coding sequence ATGTATTTACGATTGATAGCAATTTTTATTTTATTTATTAGTTTTACTTCATGGGCTCAGGAATCGCTAAATCAAGAAGCGGTTTATGTGCCGAATATTGAGACCGTACTTTTTTACAAAAGCGGAAAAATCAACTCTTTTCCAATTCTTGACATTCAAAGTCCGGGGCAAACTTTAACACTTGCTTTTGATGACATGGATGCTGATTATAAGTCATATGCATATTCAATTATTCATTGTGATAAAGATTGGAAGCCAAGTGATTTGTTCGAAAATGAATATTTCGATGGTCAAAATTTTGATTACATCAGTAATTATGAATTCTCATCAAACACCTATGTGAAGTATACAAACTACCGGCTCAGCTTTCCTGCAGAAAACAATTGGTTTCGATTATCTGGAAATTATATCATACAGGTTTATACCGATGATGATGAAAAAGAATTGATACTTACACGCAGATTTTATGTTGTCGATCAGCGGGTTAGCATAAAATCAAAAGTGAAAGAAGCCAGCTATGCAAATGTTAAGAAGTATAAGCAGGAAGTTGATTTTGAAGTAAACTATACAGGGGTTGATGTTATTAATCCAATGTCAGACTTCAATGTAGTGATCCGACAAAACGGAAGATGGGATAATCAAATTGCTGACTTGGAACCCATGTATGTGCAGAACAATACATTAATATATGATTACGAAAAAGAGAACTTGTTTAATGGGCTAAGCGAGTGGCGATACTGTGATTATCGGCAGCTTAAATTTCCGGGTTTTGGAATTCTCAAAATTGAATTAGACACTGTATTTAATATGTATATGCTTAACGAAGAAGATCGTTCTTATATGGCCTATGCTCAGTGGAGTGATATAAATGGAAACAGGGTGATTGCAGGCGAGAGTAGAGATTTAAAAATGTCAGAAATAGATTATGTTAAAGCACACTTCAAGCTCAAAACTCCTTACCCCAAAGACGAAGATGTTTATATTTTTGGTGCATTAAGCGATTGGAAACTACAAGACAAATTTAAAATGCATTATTGTCGAGAGATGGAATCCTACATTGCAAATATCGAGTTGAAACAAGGATACTATAATTATTACTATGTGATTAAAAATCCTGATGATGGAAGTGTAGATTGTGTTCGTTTTCAGGGAACACATTTTGAAACCGAAAACGAATATCATATCCTTGTATATGTTCAATCACGAGTTTATAATACACAGGAATTGGTAGGCTATTTATCGGTAAGCACAGCTTTGCGATAA
- a CDS encoding Na(+)-translocating NADH-quinone reductase subunit A yields MSKVINIKKGYNIQLIGQSEKDFGQKEIPQHFAIKPSCFHGVRPKLSINEGDTVKAGTPLFFDKDNDRVIFTSPVSGTVTEIVRGEKRVILEVKITADGKNEFENFKQADPKDLSRDEIIENLLKSGVWPMIRQRPFARIANPSDKPKAIYISAFDSSPLAADNNFIVEGQSEVFQKGIDVLKKLTDGKIHLNTHVDQEISSVFAKAKDVELHQFKGPHPAGNVGIQIHHINPIDKGDVVWYCYPQDVLSIGRLFHEGKYNAERVINLCGSQAIEKKYYKTIIGASIENIVKDNVEGDNNRFISGNVLTGTKISDTGYLGFYHSQLTVIPEGDYYEFIGWILPGFKKFSASKTIVSSWLSPKKKHNLDTNMHGGERAFVVSGEYEKVMPIDIYPVHLLKAIMAEDIDKMENLGIYEVAPEDFALCEVICTSKINSQTIVQQGIDLMVKELN; encoded by the coding sequence ATGTCGAAAGTTATAAACATTAAAAAAGGATACAATATCCAACTTATTGGTCAATCTGAAAAAGATTTTGGCCAAAAAGAAATTCCTCAGCATTTTGCCATAAAACCTTCCTGTTTTCATGGTGTACGACCAAAACTTAGTATCAACGAAGGTGATACAGTTAAGGCCGGAACCCCCTTGTTTTTTGACAAAGACAACGATAGGGTTATTTTCACTTCTCCAGTAAGTGGAACGGTTACTGAAATTGTACGAGGTGAAAAACGGGTTATCTTAGAGGTAAAAATTACTGCTGATGGGAAAAACGAATTTGAAAATTTCAAACAGGCAGATCCAAAGGATTTATCGCGTGATGAAATTATTGAAAACCTGCTAAAAAGTGGTGTCTGGCCAATGATCAGACAAAGACCTTTTGCACGCATTGCAAATCCGTCTGACAAACCAAAAGCGATCTATATTTCTGCTTTTGATTCCTCTCCATTGGCTGCTGACAATAACTTTATTGTAGAGGGTCAGTCAGAAGTTTTTCAAAAAGGGATTGACGTATTGAAAAAATTAACTGATGGAAAAATTCATCTAAACACCCATGTCGATCAGGAAATTTCTTCTGTTTTTGCCAAGGCCAAAGATGTTGAACTGCATCAATTTAAAGGCCCCCATCCAGCTGGAAATGTAGGAATTCAAATTCATCACATTAATCCTATTGATAAGGGTGATGTCGTTTGGTATTGCTATCCACAGGATGTTCTGAGCATTGGTAGATTATTCCATGAAGGAAAATACAATGCCGAACGTGTGATAAATTTGTGCGGTTCTCAGGCCATAGAAAAGAAATACTATAAAACGATTATTGGAGCCTCTATTGAAAATATTGTAAAAGACAATGTTGAAGGAGATAATAATCGATTCATCAGTGGAAATGTCCTGACAGGAACAAAGATTTCAGATACTGGATATCTGGGATTTTACCACTCTCAGCTGACAGTTATTCCCGAAGGAGATTATTATGAGTTTATTGGCTGGATTTTACCCGGCTTTAAAAAATTCAGTGCTTCAAAAACAATTGTTAGTTCTTGGCTATCTCCAAAGAAAAAACACAATCTCGACACCAACATGCATGGAGGCGAAAGAGCTTTTGTTGTAAGCGGTGAATATGAAAAAGTGATGCCCATAGATATATATCCTGTGCATTTACTGAAAGCCATTATGGCGGAAGATATTGACAAAATGGAGAATTTAGGAATTTATGAAGTTGCTCCAGAAGACTTTGCTTTATGTGAAGTTATCTGTACTTCAAAAATTAATTCCCAAACCATTGTCCAGCAAGGTATCGACCTGATGGTTAAAGAATTAAATTAA
- a CDS encoding NADH:ubiquinone reductase (Na(+)-transporting) subunit B, whose product MKALRKQIDKIKPSFEKGGKFYWLHSTFDAFETFLYVPNHVTKRGAHIRDSKDSKRVMIYVVLALIPATLFGLWNLGYQHDLALGVQDGSFGARLWFGFLRFLPLLAVSYIVCFVIEFAFAQFRGHEVNEGVLVTGFLIPLIMPVNIPIWMLIVATAFAIIIGKEVFGGTGMNILNPALTARVFLFFAYPQKISGAIDVSGTPVWVNTKGGEWIDSFTGATPLSYAAEGALDKLPSLKELFIGTVPGSIGETSTLAILIGGIILLVTGIASWRVMLSFVAGGAIMAFILGAFATDSNPFMSLSVAQQLCLGGFAFGAVFMATDPVSAAQTARGKWIYGFLAGFLAILIRVLNPAYPEGVMMAILLMNVFAPLIDHYVVEGNIKRRLKRLKRAEA is encoded by the coding sequence TTGAAAGCACTTAGAAAACAAATCGATAAAATCAAGCCGAGTTTCGAAAAAGGCGGCAAGTTTTATTGGCTTCATTCCACTTTTGATGCTTTTGAAACTTTTTTGTACGTACCTAATCACGTTACAAAAAGAGGCGCCCATATCAGAGATTCTAAAGACTCGAAGCGAGTTATGATTTACGTTGTTCTTGCTTTAATTCCAGCTACCCTATTTGGTTTGTGGAATTTGGGATATCAACATGATCTGGCATTAGGAGTACAAGATGGCTCTTTTGGGGCAAGATTATGGTTTGGTTTCTTACGATTCCTTCCATTATTAGCTGTTTCTTACATCGTATGCTTTGTCATTGAATTCGCCTTTGCGCAATTTAGGGGACACGAAGTAAATGAAGGAGTTCTTGTAACCGGATTTCTGATACCTTTAATAATGCCAGTTAATATCCCTATTTGGATGCTTATTGTGGCTACTGCTTTTGCTATTATTATTGGTAAAGAAGTTTTTGGTGGAACAGGAATGAATATCTTAAATCCTGCATTAACAGCACGTGTATTCCTCTTTTTCGCCTATCCGCAAAAGATTTCTGGAGCCATTGATGTTTCTGGAACACCAGTTTGGGTAAATACAAAAGGTGGCGAATGGATTGATTCTTTTACAGGAGCAACACCATTATCTTATGCAGCAGAAGGAGCTCTGGATAAATTGCCAAGTCTCAAAGAATTGTTTATAGGAACGGTGCCTGGTTCCATCGGAGAAACTTCAACTTTGGCGATTCTCATTGGTGGCATTATTTTGCTTGTTACCGGTATTGCAAGCTGGCGCGTTATGCTATCGTTTGTAGCTGGTGGTGCTATTATGGCGTTTATTCTGGGTGCATTTGCAACAGATTCCAATCCTTTTATGAGCTTAAGTGTTGCCCAACAGTTGTGTCTTGGAGGATTTGCTTTTGGTGCGGTATTCATGGCAACTGATCCGGTAAGTGCGGCTCAAACGGCTCGTGGAAAATGGATATATGGATTCCTTGCTGGTTTCCTTGCCATCCTAATCCGTGTGCTTAATCCCGCCTATCCTGAAGGGGTAATGATGGCTATCCTTCTAATGAACGTATTTGCTCCGCTTATTGATCATTATGTTGTAGAAGGAAACATCAAAAGAAGACTTAAACGATTAAAAAGAGCAGAGGCATAA
- the nqrC gene encoding NADH:ubiquinone reductase (Na(+)-transporting) subunit C: MFTNRYIFTYATIMIIIVASILATAANILKPFQDNNVKVEKIKNILSVADVLDADKSYTAEEYDQIYLETITDEFVVNTKGEINKEEKAFNINLAEEQRKAIGEQKLPVFIASMPDGSKKYIIPVRGKGLWGPVWGFLSVSGDGRTVLGANFGHKGETPGLGAEIDKPKFGNQFIDKQIFDDEGKFTSIKVVKGGALPGDKHGVDAISGGTITCVGVSDMLFDCLSGYEAYFKNLEN, from the coding sequence ATGTTTACAAACAGATATATATTTACATATGCCACGATCATGATCATTATTGTGGCATCGATACTGGCTACTGCTGCAAATATTCTTAAGCCTTTTCAAGACAATAATGTGAAGGTAGAAAAGATTAAGAATATATTATCAGTTGCTGATGTTTTAGATGCAGATAAAAGCTATACTGCAGAAGAATATGATCAAATTTATTTAGAAACTATTACTGATGAATTCGTAGTTAATACCAAAGGAGAAATCAATAAAGAAGAAAAAGCTTTTAACATTAATTTAGCTGAAGAACAAAGAAAAGCTATTGGTGAACAAAAACTTCCGGTATTTATTGCAAGTATGCCGGATGGTTCAAAGAAATACATTATACCTGTTAGAGGAAAAGGTTTGTGGGGTCCTGTTTGGGGATTTCTTTCCGTTTCTGGTGATGGAAGAACAGTGCTCGGTGCTAATTTTGGTCACAAAGGAGAGACACCTGGATTGGGAGCTGAAATTGACAAACCCAAATTTGGCAACCAATTTATCGATAAGCAGATTTTTGATGACGAAGGAAAATTTACATCTATAAAAGTAGTAAAAGGTGGAGCTCTACCTGGAGACAAACATGGAGTAGATGCCATTTCTGGAGGAACAATTACCTGTGTTGGTGTTTCTGATATGTTATTCGATTGCTTGTCAGGATATGAAGCATATTTTAAAAACTTAGAAAATTAG
- a CDS encoding NADH:ubiquinone reductase (Na(+)-transporting) subunit D — MSDKKEREPFFSAQNYKLVKNPLGIDNGITVQVLGICSALAVTAKLEPSIVMSFSVVFVIVFSNIITAALRKTIPPRIRIIVQLTIIAMLVILVDQFLKAFAYDVSKKLSVFVGLIITNCIIMGRLEAFAMGNKVGPSFWDGLGNGIGYAWVLVVVGFFRELFGAGTLTLPAVGELKIIPQVFYDNGYADNGLMILPPMALITVGIIIWIQRTRVRELIDKS; from the coding sequence ATGAGCGATAAAAAAGAAAGAGAACCGTTCTTTTCAGCGCAGAACTATAAGCTGGTTAAAAATCCGTTGGGTATTGACAACGGAATTACTGTTCAGGTTTTAGGAATTTGTTCTGCTTTGGCGGTCACGGCTAAACTTGAGCCATCAATTGTTATGTCTTTTTCTGTGGTATTCGTAATTGTGTTTTCTAATATAATTACTGCTGCTCTCAGAAAAACAATTCCACCTCGTATCAGAATAATTGTACAACTTACAATTATTGCAATGCTTGTTATTTTGGTGGATCAATTCCTAAAAGCATTTGCTTATGATGTTAGTAAGAAGCTTTCTGTATTTGTAGGACTCATTATTACCAACTGTATTATTATGGGGCGTTTGGAAGCCTTTGCTATGGGTAATAAGGTAGGTCCTTCATTCTGGGATGGTTTAGGAAATGGAATTGGCTACGCTTGGGTTTTAGTTGTCGTTGGATTTTTCCGTGAATTATTTGGAGCAGGAACATTAACACTACCTGCTGTCGGAGAATTGAAAATAATCCCTCAGGTTTTTTATGACAATGGTTATGCCGACAACGGTTTAATGATTCTACCTCCAATGGCATTAATTACTGTTGGGATCATTATCTGGATACAGCGTACACGTGTTAGAGAATTAATTGACAAAAGCTAA
- the nqrE gene encoding NADH:ubiquinone reductase (Na(+)-transporting) subunit E — translation MQELVNIFVKSIFIDNMVFAYFLGMCSYLAVSKTVNTSMGLGLAVIFVLGITVPVNFIINKYLLSEGALAWLGGGFENMDLSFLSFIVFIAVIASMVQLVEMFIEKFSPALYASLGIFLPLIAVNCAILGGSLFMQEREYANLGEATVFGLGSGVGWLLAIIAIAAIREKITYSNVPAPLRGLGITFIITGLMGIAFMSFMGIKL, via the coding sequence ATGCAAGAACTAGTAAACATATTTGTAAAGTCCATATTTATCGACAATATGGTATTTGCATATTTCCTTGGAATGTGCTCTTACCTGGCTGTTTCAAAAACGGTAAATACATCAATGGGACTTGGACTCGCAGTTATTTTCGTATTGGGTATAACTGTTCCGGTAAACTTTATTATTAACAAGTATTTGCTTTCAGAAGGAGCATTGGCTTGGTTAGGAGGTGGTTTTGAAAACATGGATTTAAGCTTTTTAAGCTTTATCGTTTTCATCGCTGTTATTGCATCAATGGTGCAGTTGGTTGAAATGTTCATTGAAAAATTCTCACCAGCTCTATATGCATCACTTGGTATTTTCCTTCCGCTGATTGCTGTGAACTGTGCTATTTTAGGAGGTTCCCTTTTTATGCAAGAAAGAGAATATGCAAACCTTGGTGAAGCAACCGTTTTCGGACTTGGATCTGGAGTGGGTTGGTTATTAGCAATTATTGCAATTGCTGCTATCCGCGAAAAAATTACCTATTCAAATGTACCTGCACCATTACGCGGTCTTGGTATTACGTTTATTATTACCGGTTTGATGGGTATTGCTTTCATGAGTTTCATGGGAATTAAACTTTAA
- a CDS encoding NADH:ubiquinone reductase (Na(+)-transporting) subunit F, protein MILLDSGLFNQIIISAIVFLVIILILVVVLLYARSKLVPSGPVKLTINEEKEIEVSAGSTLLNTMSAQQIFIPSACGGGGTCAMCKVQVHDGGGSILPTEVGYFTRKEQQTDWRLACQVKVKEDMNISIPPEIFGIKKWECEVVSNKSVATFIKEFVVRLPEGEVMDFKSGGYIQIDVPKIEVDYKNMEIGEDFKGDWDKFGMWDLKMKNPEPIYRAYSMANHPAEKGLVMLNIRVATPPWDRKKNTFMNVNPGICSSYIFDRKPGDKVTISGPYGEFFIKPTKREMMFIGGGAGMAPMRSHIFHLFQTEKTDRKATFWYGGRSSRELFYVDQFRAIEKDFPNFKFNIGLSEPLPEDNWDGYVGFIHQIIMDNYLKNHAEPEEIEYYLCGPPLMNDAVLKMLDDYGVPEEMIAFDDFGG, encoded by the coding sequence ATGATTCTATTAGATTCAGGCTTATTCAATCAGATTATTATAAGCGCAATCGTTTTTTTGGTCATTATTCTGATTTTGGTTGTTGTGCTACTATATGCACGTTCCAAACTTGTTCCTTCGGGACCTGTAAAACTGACCATCAATGAAGAAAAAGAAATAGAAGTTAGTGCTGGTTCTACATTATTGAATACCATGTCGGCACAACAAATTTTCATTCCATCTGCTTGTGGTGGTGGTGGTACATGTGCTATGTGTAAGGTGCAGGTTCATGATGGTGGAGGAAGCATTCTTCCAACTGAAGTGGGCTACTTTACCCGTAAAGAGCAACAAACCGACTGGAGACTTGCTTGTCAGGTAAAGGTAAAAGAGGATATGAATATTTCTATCCCACCAGAAATATTTGGTATTAAAAAATGGGAATGCGAAGTTGTTTCCAACAAAAGTGTCGCTACATTTATCAAAGAATTTGTGGTCAGGTTACCTGAAGGTGAAGTCATGGATTTCAAATCAGGTGGATACATCCAAATTGATGTTCCAAAGATTGAAGTGGACTACAAGAACATGGAAATTGGAGAGGATTTCAAAGGTGATTGGGACAAATTCGGCATGTGGGATCTGAAGATGAAAAATCCAGAGCCTATTTACAGAGCTTATTCCATGGCAAACCATCCTGCAGAAAAAGGATTGGTTATGCTTAATATTCGTGTGGCAACTCCTCCTTGGGACAGAAAGAAAAACACATTTATGAATGTGAATCCGGGTATCTGCTCATCTTATATTTTTGACAGAAAACCAGGTGATAAAGTAACAATATCAGGACCTTATGGAGAGTTCTTCATCAAACCAACTAAACGCGAAATGATGTTTATTGGTGGTGGTGCAGGAATGGCGCCAATGCGTTCACATATCTTCCATCTTTTCCAAACAGAAAAAACAGATCGTAAAGCTACATTCTGGTATGGTGGCCGTTCATCACGCGAGTTGTTCTATGTTGATCAGTTCCGTGCCATTGAGAAAGATTTTCCAAACTTCAAGTTCAATATTGGTTTATCAGAGCCATTACCCGAAGATAATTGGGATGGTTATGTAGGATTCATCCATCAGATTATAATGGATAACTATTTAAAGAATCATGCAGAGCCAGAGGAAATTGAATATTATCTCTGCGGACCTCCTTTAATGAATGATGCTGTTTTGAAAATGCTTGACGACTATGGTGTACCCGAAGAAATGATTGCATTTGATGACTTTGGAGGATAA